A window of Salvelinus alpinus chromosome 31, SLU_Salpinus.1, whole genome shotgun sequence contains these coding sequences:
- the LOC139561182 gene encoding E3 ubiquitin-protein ligase DTX4-like isoform X2, producing the protein MLLASAVVVWEWLNEHGRWRPYSPAVSHHIEAVIRNDPRGGSVVLGQVDSRLSPYIIDLHSMHQFRQDTGTLRPVRRSFYDHTSAPGQGWLWEWENDTGSWTAYDTEVGIAIQAARDRQQPWLDLAPLGFCYLIDFQSMTQINGQTQRCRRIQRRSDLAYPLVSGPLPKTHHAWGPSPGGLPGVGVSGVGMGNGNGSAYPSGALPASAITSLGQPCACQQCMLVLSVKAGAMATAHTLGRRPPQNKPPSPKLGGGYSAMGGSYSLTLPRPPSSMARSLSPHRTSAGGASGGVGVGGGFAHSLSLLGSATAALSLTSTRPPPPPLPPLPPPPPPPPSSIASGVILPPSSSFSMASSGPPSMPAPAPLLISTAASSCTPSPSARVLGPVSSAAAACAAPLPPRASLAGLSRPALQRIAMAQSRALIASGVPTVPVKNLNGSSPVHPALAGITGILMSAAGLPVCLTRPPKLVLHPPPVSKSDIKPVPGLGHCCRKTTKKQARKGKTPEEVVKRYLQKVRNPPEEDCTICMEALAGPSGYKGPGVGGIQRAESVGRLAQCGHQYHLQCLVAMYNNGNKDGSLQCPTCKTIYGVKTGNQPPGKMEYHVIPHSLPGHPDCKTIRIIYNIPPGIQGPEHPNPGKPFTARGFPRHCYLPDSEKGRKVLKLLLVAWDRRLIFSVGTSSTTGESDTVIWNEVHHKTEFGSNLTGHGYPDPGHLDNVLEELKAQGITEEECLPRD; encoded by the exons ATGTTACTAGCGTCGGCCGTGGTGGTATGGGAATGGCTGAACGAGCACGGGCGCTGGCGGCCTTACAGCCCGGCCGTCTCTCACCACATCGAGGCAGTCATCCGCAACGACCCACGGGGTGGTAGTGTTGTCTTAGGCCAGGTGGACTCTCGCCTCTCGCCCTACATCATCGACTTGCATTCCATGCACCAGTTCCGACAAGATACAG GTACCCTCCGACCGGTGCGTCGCAGCTTCTACGACCACACGTCGGCGCCGGGCCAGGGCTGGCTGTGGGAGTGGGAGAACGACACAGGCTCGTGGACAGCCTACGACACAGAGGTGGGCATCGCCATCCAGGCAGCACGCGACCGTCAGCAGCCCTGGCTGGACCTGGCGCCACTGGGCTTCTGCTACCTCATCGACTTTCAGAGCATGACCCAGATCAACGGGCAGACGCAGCGCTGCCGCCGCATACAGCGCCGCTCCGACCTGGCTTACCCTCTGGTGTCGGGGCCCCTTCCCAAGACACACCACGCCTGGGGACCCAGCCCTGGAGGACTGCCGGGGGTGGGGGTTTCCGGAGTGGGCATGGGGAACGGGAACGGTAGCGCCTACCCCAGCGGCGCCCTGCCGGCCTCTGCCATCACATCGCTGGGCCAGCCCTGCGCCTGTCAGCAATGCATGCTGGTCCTGAGCGTCAAGGCAGGCGCCATGGCGACAGCTCACACCCTGGGCAGGAGGCCGCCTCAGAACAAGCCACCCAGCCCCAAACTAGGTGGTGGTTACTCGGCCATGGGGGGGTCTTACTCGCTGACTCTCCCCCGTCCCCCCTCCTCCATGGCCAGGTCCTTGTCCCCCCACAGGACGTCCGCGGGCGGGGCTAGCGGTGGCGTAGGGGTCGGCGGCGGCTTCGCCCACTCGCTCTCCCTCCTGGGTTCGGCCACCGCCGCACTCTCCCTCACCTCTACCCGGCCCCCTCCCCCGCCTCTACCCCCCCTTCCGCCTCCTCCACCGCCTCCGCCCTCCTCCATCGCGTCCGGTGTcattcttcctccctcctcttccttctccatgGCGTCCTCCGGCCCACCGTCGATGCCCGCGCCGGCCCCTCTTCTCATCTCCACGGCAGCCTCCTCCTGCACCCCCTCACCCTCCGCCCGTGTCCTGGGGCCCGTGTCTTCAGCAGCGGCAGCCTGTGCAGCCCCCCTGCCACCTCGTGCCAGCCTTGCTGGGCTCAGCCGACCCGCCCTGCAGCGCATCGCCATGGCCCAGTCCAGAGCCCTCATCGCCTCCGG TGTCCCAACGGTTCCTGTGAAGAACCTCAATGGATCTAGCCCTGTCCACCCTGCGTTGGCAG GTATTACAGGGATCCTGATGAGCGCCGCAggacttcctgtctgtctgacccgCCCTCCCAAGCTGGTGCTCCACCCCCCGCCCGTTAGCAAGAGTGACATAAAGCCCGTCCCCGGCCTCGGCCACTGCTGCCGCAAGACCACCAAGAAGCAGGCTCGCAAAG GCAAGACCCCTGAGGAAGTAGTGAAGAGGTACCTTCAGAAGGTCCGCAACCCCCCAGAGGAGGACTGCACTATCTGCATGGAGGCCCTGGCTGGGCCCTCGGGATACAAGGGCCCCGGAGTTGGGGGAATCCAGCGGGCAGAGTCGGTTGGTCGCCTGGCTCAGTGTGGGCACCAGTACCACCTGCAGTGCTTGGTGGCCATGTACAACAACGGCAACAAGGACGGCAGCCTACAGTGCCCTACCTGCAAGACCATCTACGGCGTGAAGACTGGGAACCAGCCACCCGGCAAGATGGAGTACCACGTCATCCCCCACTCGCTGCCCGGCCACCCTGACTGCAAGACCATCCGCATCATCTACAACATCCCCCCCGGCATCCAG GGGCCTGAGCACCCGAACCCGGGCAAGCCATTCACCGCCCGGGGATTCCCCCGACACTGCTACCTCCCTGATAGCGAGAAGGGACGCAAG GTACTGAAGCTGCTGCTGGTGGCGTGGGACCGCCGGCTCATCTTCTCGGTGGGCACGTCCAGCACCACGGGCGAGTCGGACACGGTCATCTGGAACGAAGTGCACCACAAGACTGAGTTTGGCTCCAACCTAACAGGCCATGGCTACCCCGACCCAGGCCACCTGGACAACGTTCTGGAGGAGCTTAAGGCCCAGGGGATCACAGAGGAGGAGTGCCTACCCAGAGACTGA
- the LOC139561182 gene encoding E3 ubiquitin-protein ligase DTX4-like isoform X1 — protein sequence MLLASAVVVWEWLNEHGRWRPYSPAVSHHIEAVIRNDPRGGSVVLGQVDSRLSPYIIDLHSMHQFRQDTVLWRDPRLSTVTPGTLRPVRRSFYDHTSAPGQGWLWEWENDTGSWTAYDTEVGIAIQAARDRQQPWLDLAPLGFCYLIDFQSMTQINGQTQRCRRIQRRSDLAYPLVSGPLPKTHHAWGPSPGGLPGVGVSGVGMGNGNGSAYPSGALPASAITSLGQPCACQQCMLVLSVKAGAMATAHTLGRRPPQNKPPSPKLGGGYSAMGGSYSLTLPRPPSSMARSLSPHRTSAGGASGGVGVGGGFAHSLSLLGSATAALSLTSTRPPPPPLPPLPPPPPPPPSSIASGVILPPSSSFSMASSGPPSMPAPAPLLISTAASSCTPSPSARVLGPVSSAAAACAAPLPPRASLAGLSRPALQRIAMAQSRALIASGVPTVPVKNLNGSSPVHPALAGITGILMSAAGLPVCLTRPPKLVLHPPPVSKSDIKPVPGLGHCCRKTTKKQARKGKTPEEVVKRYLQKVRNPPEEDCTICMEALAGPSGYKGPGVGGIQRAESVGRLAQCGHQYHLQCLVAMYNNGNKDGSLQCPTCKTIYGVKTGNQPPGKMEYHVIPHSLPGHPDCKTIRIIYNIPPGIQGPEHPNPGKPFTARGFPRHCYLPDSEKGRKVLKLLLVAWDRRLIFSVGTSSTTGESDTVIWNEVHHKTEFGSNLTGHGYPDPGHLDNVLEELKAQGITEEECLPRD from the exons ATGTTACTAGCGTCGGCCGTGGTGGTATGGGAATGGCTGAACGAGCACGGGCGCTGGCGGCCTTACAGCCCGGCCGTCTCTCACCACATCGAGGCAGTCATCCGCAACGACCCACGGGGTGGTAGTGTTGTCTTAGGCCAGGTGGACTCTCGCCTCTCGCCCTACATCATCGACTTGCATTCCATGCACCAGTTCCGACAAGATACAG TTCTGTGGCGTGACCCTCGTCTCTCTACCGTTACCCCAGGTACCCTCCGACCGGTGCGTCGCAGCTTCTACGACCACACGTCGGCGCCGGGCCAGGGCTGGCTGTGGGAGTGGGAGAACGACACAGGCTCGTGGACAGCCTACGACACAGAGGTGGGCATCGCCATCCAGGCAGCACGCGACCGTCAGCAGCCCTGGCTGGACCTGGCGCCACTGGGCTTCTGCTACCTCATCGACTTTCAGAGCATGACCCAGATCAACGGGCAGACGCAGCGCTGCCGCCGCATACAGCGCCGCTCCGACCTGGCTTACCCTCTGGTGTCGGGGCCCCTTCCCAAGACACACCACGCCTGGGGACCCAGCCCTGGAGGACTGCCGGGGGTGGGGGTTTCCGGAGTGGGCATGGGGAACGGGAACGGTAGCGCCTACCCCAGCGGCGCCCTGCCGGCCTCTGCCATCACATCGCTGGGCCAGCCCTGCGCCTGTCAGCAATGCATGCTGGTCCTGAGCGTCAAGGCAGGCGCCATGGCGACAGCTCACACCCTGGGCAGGAGGCCGCCTCAGAACAAGCCACCCAGCCCCAAACTAGGTGGTGGTTACTCGGCCATGGGGGGGTCTTACTCGCTGACTCTCCCCCGTCCCCCCTCCTCCATGGCCAGGTCCTTGTCCCCCCACAGGACGTCCGCGGGCGGGGCTAGCGGTGGCGTAGGGGTCGGCGGCGGCTTCGCCCACTCGCTCTCCCTCCTGGGTTCGGCCACCGCCGCACTCTCCCTCACCTCTACCCGGCCCCCTCCCCCGCCTCTACCCCCCCTTCCGCCTCCTCCACCGCCTCCGCCCTCCTCCATCGCGTCCGGTGTcattcttcctccctcctcttccttctccatgGCGTCCTCCGGCCCACCGTCGATGCCCGCGCCGGCCCCTCTTCTCATCTCCACGGCAGCCTCCTCCTGCACCCCCTCACCCTCCGCCCGTGTCCTGGGGCCCGTGTCTTCAGCAGCGGCAGCCTGTGCAGCCCCCCTGCCACCTCGTGCCAGCCTTGCTGGGCTCAGCCGACCCGCCCTGCAGCGCATCGCCATGGCCCAGTCCAGAGCCCTCATCGCCTCCGG TGTCCCAACGGTTCCTGTGAAGAACCTCAATGGATCTAGCCCTGTCCACCCTGCGTTGGCAG GTATTACAGGGATCCTGATGAGCGCCGCAggacttcctgtctgtctgacccgCCCTCCCAAGCTGGTGCTCCACCCCCCGCCCGTTAGCAAGAGTGACATAAAGCCCGTCCCCGGCCTCGGCCACTGCTGCCGCAAGACCACCAAGAAGCAGGCTCGCAAAG GCAAGACCCCTGAGGAAGTAGTGAAGAGGTACCTTCAGAAGGTCCGCAACCCCCCAGAGGAGGACTGCACTATCTGCATGGAGGCCCTGGCTGGGCCCTCGGGATACAAGGGCCCCGGAGTTGGGGGAATCCAGCGGGCAGAGTCGGTTGGTCGCCTGGCTCAGTGTGGGCACCAGTACCACCTGCAGTGCTTGGTGGCCATGTACAACAACGGCAACAAGGACGGCAGCCTACAGTGCCCTACCTGCAAGACCATCTACGGCGTGAAGACTGGGAACCAGCCACCCGGCAAGATGGAGTACCACGTCATCCCCCACTCGCTGCCCGGCCACCCTGACTGCAAGACCATCCGCATCATCTACAACATCCCCCCCGGCATCCAG GGGCCTGAGCACCCGAACCCGGGCAAGCCATTCACCGCCCGGGGATTCCCCCGACACTGCTACCTCCCTGATAGCGAGAAGGGACGCAAG GTACTGAAGCTGCTGCTGGTGGCGTGGGACCGCCGGCTCATCTTCTCGGTGGGCACGTCCAGCACCACGGGCGAGTCGGACACGGTCATCTGGAACGAAGTGCACCACAAGACTGAGTTTGGCTCCAACCTAACAGGCCATGGCTACCCCGACCCAGGCCACCTGGACAACGTTCTGGAGGAGCTTAAGGCCCAGGGGATCACAGAGGAGGAGTGCCTACCCAGAGACTGA
- the LOC139561010 gene encoding high mobility group nucleosome-binding domain-containing protein 5-like, with translation MNNVYDKTTSTRKVLIAFFILVFLVCLLISLYMWLNRKTNGQYTVRQLVYGQDGARDRIMGGVRVLEVRLGRRLWPLGADEEAIREEEHKNEERDVERGSEGRESEGEEEEEGDEREDGGDDSSDDYSSMEGCDLRERAKLTGEKEEIRECEEKREENMEEKGESKEDGESDEGAVGGEKSGGGGLLIDLHQFSGSAIWSEDRSEGGRDKDDVTAL, from the coding sequence ATGAACAACGTATATGACAAAACCACATCCACCAGAAAAGTATTGATCGCCTTCTTCATCCTGGTCTTCCTTGTTTGCCTCCTGATCTCCCTGTACATGTGGCTGAACCGCAAGACTAATGGCCAGTACACAGTCCGCCAACTGGTCTATGGGCAGGATGGGGCCAGGGACCGGATCATGGGTGGGGTCAGAGTCCTGGAAGTGCGGCTTGGGCGCCGGCTGTGGCCTCTCGGCGCGGATGAGGAGGCCATAAGAGAGGAGGAACACAAAAatgaagagagggatgtggagagagggagcgagggaagggaaagtgagggggaggaggaggaggagggcgatGAGAGGGAAGACGGAGGGGATGACTCGTCGGACGACTACTCCAGCATGGAGGGCTGTGACCTGAGGGAGAGAGCAAAGCTCACAGGCGAGAAGGAAGAGATAAGAGAgtgtgaggagaagagagaggagaatatggaggaaaagggggaaagcaaagaggatggagagagtgatgagggagCAGTGGGAGGAGAAAAAAGTGGAGGAGGAGGTTTGCTGATAGACCTGCATCAGTTCTCTGGTAGTGCCATCTGGTCTGAAGATAGGAGTGAGGGAGGCAGAGACAAGGATGATGTGACTGCATTGTGA